Below is a window of Tepidimicrobium xylanilyticum DNA.
ACCTCCCCTTGACATAAACTCCCCCCTAACTAACAAGCTCATACAATTTAGTTTTTGTATCTTTGTCTAACATATCTTCTAATGTAACCATGCATTTCTCGTTTTCATACAATTTCATTGCTTTACGTACATAAGTATAAAATAGATCCTTATTTCCGTTTAGATATCTAACTACTGCTCGAGCTACATATTTGTTTACTTCATAGCTCATAGTTCTCCCCCTTCTATGGCCATATTTTTAAATTCCAGCGCTTTGTCACATAAAAAACTGCATGGTTCTAAACAATCATAGCAACATTTATCGCATCTACGAATCTCTGCATATTTCTTATATTTGATTGCTTGCATGCAGTAGATGTCAACCTTTTCCGCACATCTCATAAACCCAGCTCCTTTACAGTAGCCATGATTCTTTCAAATAGTTTAGGCCCTATACCTTTCGTATTGTTCAAAACCTCTGCTAGTTTAATTTTGAAGTCTGTACTATCTCCAGCTACTACCCCGTCTTGGAATCCTTGATGATATATTTCGGCCAAAAAAGCCTCTATCTCCTGCCTGTCCATCTTTTTTACTGCCTTATATATTTTTCTATTGATTAAGCCATCTTTCAATTTCATCCCCCTTTTACTTAACCACTTTTAGGCTCAAATCAGGGTATTTATACTCAAACAATTTTCGTTTTATTTTAAATATTTGGGTTTCTACCCCTTTTATGTCAACAACATCTGTTGTTCCATCATTGTTTACTATTACAAAATCAGCAATGTAAGTTATTGGCTTAAATTTTTCTCCGTTTTTTTCAAATCCAGGTTGCAAAACATATCTAGGTTGTAATCCAAAATCTTTTATTTCTCCAGCTTGTTTAAGTAGTTTTAACCTGCAATAATACTCTGCTTCTTTCTG
It encodes the following:
- a CDS encoding helix-turn-helix domain-containing protein codes for the protein MKDGLINRKIYKAVKKMDRQEIEAFLAEIYHQGFQDGVVAGDSTDFKIKLAEVLNNTKGIGPKLFERIMATVKELGL
- a CDS encoding DUF1064 domain-containing protein, with the translated sequence QKEAEYYCRLKLLKQAGEIKDFGLQPRYVLQPGFEKNGEKFKPITYIADFVIVNNDGTTDVVDIKGVETQIFKIKRKLFEYKYPDLSLKVVK